One Archangium violaceum genomic window, CAGGAACAACGCCTCCGCCAGCACGGGCCGATACTCGAGCGAGCGGGCCCGAGCGACGGCCGCCTCGGCCCGAGGCGTCCCCGCGTGGAACCTGCCCACGTCCAGCAGGGCCTTCACCTCGGCGAGCTCGCCCCGGAGCGACTCCACCGCCGCCGCCCGTTCCGGCTCCCGAGGAGGCCTCACCCAGGACGTGAGGGTGCGGGCATCGGTGCAGCTGTCCAGGCGTCCCAGCGACAGGGCACTGCGCACCGCGTTCACGACGGTCTCCTCATCGGCCCCGGCCAGCACGGTGGTGAGCGCCCCGAGCTCGGACAGGCGCTCGCGGAGGCAGACCCGCTGGGCTCCGAGGAACTCGCCCCACTCCGTCCGATCCCGGGCTGGGGCCTCGCAGGTCTGCCGCTGGAGCGCGAGCCAGGTATCGCTGTAGCCATCGAGCGTCTGTTCCACACGGCTCCACGCGCTCTGGGCGAAGATCTTTCCCACCGCGAGGAAACGTTCGCGGATGCGCGCTTTGCGCTCGGCGTCCCAGATGCCCTGGAGCCGCGCCTCCAGGCCCTGGCATTGCGCCGCCGCACGGGTGCGGACCCAGGCCCCTCCGGCGATCACGGCCACCAGCGCGAGCGAGCCCAGGGCGAGGGCCATCCGGCGCCCGCGCCGCTTGCGGCCCTGCTCGACCGCCGTCAACAGGGCCTCCATGGAGGGGAAGCGCTGCTCGGGAGAGAAGCTCAGTCCGCGAAGGAGCACCTGCCGCAGCCAGGACGGAACGGCCGTCCCCCGGGGAGGAGGCCGGATCCGCCCGTGCGACATCTCCTCCAGCAACGCCGGGGAGTCACTCCCGGAGAAGGGACGCTCTCCGTGGAGGGCCTCGTAGAAGGCGACGCAGAAACTGAATTGATCGGAAGGCGCGCCCACCTCGCGCCCCTGGTGCTGTTCCGGGGACATATAGGCGGGAGTCCCGAGGAGCGCTCCCGTACGGGTGAGCGGCCCCGACACGGGGGGATGGAGTGCTCCAGCGGGCCCTGACGGCACGTCCGGGAAGGTGCCGCGCGCCAGACCGAAGTCCGCCACGCGGACACGCCCGTCCCGTCCCAGCAGCACGTTGTCGGGCTTGAAGTCCCGGTGCACCAGGCCTGCCCGGTGGGCGGCCGCGAGCCCCTGCCCCGCCTGGAGGTACTTCCCGGTGAGCTCCTCCCAGCGGCGCGGCGCCTCGCGCTGCCAGCGCGACAGGGTGCCACCGTCGACGAACTCCATGGCCACGAAGACCTGATCGCCCACCGAGCCGACTTCATGGACGGTGATCACATGGGGGTGCGCGAGGCGCGCGGCGGCCTGGGCCTCCCGAAGCATCCGGGACGGACCGGAGCCGCCACGGGCCTGGCCGAGGAGCGCGGGATGGAGGAGCTTCAGCGCGACCTTGCGGTCCAACCGGGGATCATGGGCCGCGTAGACGATGCCCATCCCGCCCGTGCCCACCCGCTCGAGAAGCACGAAGCGGCCCACGCGTCCTCCGGGGAGCAGGGCGTCCTCCGAGGGCACACCGGCGGAGGGGAGGTCTGGCTCGGGAAGAGGCCCGGGCTCCTTCGCCTCGGATTTCCGGGCGAAGAGCGCCAGGAGGGAGGTACACCGGGGACAGAGGTCGAGATGATCCTCGAGCTCCCGGCACTCGCGCTCACCGAGCAGACCTTCCGTGAATTCGACCCAGCGGTTCTCGTCGGGGCAGGTGGACATGGGCAGTGTGGGAGGAGACGCCGTGGGGGGATTCGGCGCCTCGCCCCCTGATGCCGGGGATGGTATAGCCATCCGGCACGGCGCGCCTGGAGGAACAGCGGTAGACGGCATGGACACGCTCGAGAGCCTGGTTCGGAGCTTCGTCGCTCGGCTTCCACCCTCCTTGCGCGAGGGGCTGCCCGCCACGGTGGAGCTCGAACGGTGCGTGGGGGAATGGCTCCGGGCCGCCCAGAGCACCTGGCCCACCCTCTCGCTCGACCCCGGGAACTTCCTCGCGCACGTCGCCCAATGCCTGTCGGAAGAGACCGACGCGCGAGCGCTGGACTCGCTGCGGGCGGCCGATCTCTACCTCGCCAGCGGATGCGCGATGGGGAACGCCCAGGCCGTCGCGCTGCTCGAGCAGCACCATGGGCGCGAAGTGGACGCCGCGTGGGCGCGGACGGGCGAGGGCAAGCTGTCCCGGGAGGATCTGCGCCAGCGCGTATGGCAGAAGTTGCTGGTGGCGCGGCCGGAGCAGCGGCCGGGAATCCACGAGTACGCGGGCCGCGGAGAGCTGCGGAACTGGATTCGCATGGTGGCCCTTCGAGAGATGCTCGACGCGGTCCGGGTCCGCCGCGCCGCGGGAGCTCCCGAGCGGCTGGAGGAGCTGGGAGAGGCCTGGGAGGCGGCCAGCCCGGAGGAGGATCCCGAGCTGGCCCACCTCAAGTCGCTCTACCGGTCGCACTTCAATGACGCCTTCCGCGAGGCCCTGAAGGCGCTTGGCCCCCGGGAGCGCAACCTGCTGCGCCAGACGTACGTCCACGGGCTCAGCGCGGCGGAGCTCGCCCAGCTCTACCGGGTGCACCGGGTCTCCGTCGCCCGCTGGCTCGCCGACGCCCGCCGCCAGGTGCTCGAAGGCACCCGGAGCGTGCTCTCCCAACGGTTGAAGCTGGAGGGCTCCCAGCTCGACAGCATCCTGCGGATGGCCCAGAGCGGAGTGGACCTGAGCCTCGAGCGGGTGCTGCGCACCCAGGGTGACTGAGCCCCGCTAGCCGGAGACCCGGCACTCCATCAGCCTGCAGGCCTCCTGGGGCGGCAGCTCGGTCGACGTCCCGTACATCTGGTGGCTCACGCAGGTGTCGTAGGCCTCCCGCAGGCTGGTCATCAGCGAGCTGCTCGTCTTCTCGATGTAGACGATGCCACTGCCGTCCGCGTAATGCTGGTGCTTGTACCTGCAGGTGAAGAGATTGGCGCCAGCGCAGCTGGACTCGGAGAAGACATTCGCGCAGCCCTGGAAGAGGCAGCGCTGCTCCGGGGGAACATTGGAGACCTCGCCATAACGCTCGCGAACCAGGCAGGCCTGATACGCGGACTCATGGGCCTGGACGGGATCGAGCCAGGTGAACTCGTTGTAGGAGACGCCGCTGCCGTCCGCGTAATGCACATGCTTGTAGGCGCAGCGATACAGGTTGGTGCAGCGCGGCAGGGGGACGCACCCGCAGCCGGACTCGTTCAGCATGTAGCCCTTGTCGCAAGCGCACTGGCCATTCACGCGTGAGGCATGAGCGGGACAACCGTCGTTCTCCGGATCGAGCACACAGCCGGAGCAGTCCTCTCCCGGGATGTAACCCGGATCACACACGCAGCGCCCCCCCTGCGGGCTGCTCCCCACGGGGCAGGTGGATTGGCACTGTCCGTCGACGCACGTGGAGCCGGACCCACAGCTGCCGCAGGAGCCACCGCAGCCATCGTCTCCACACACCTTGTCCTGGCAGCTCGGCGTGCATGCCGGAGCGCACTTTCCGCCCTCGAGCTCCTCGCAGGTGGAGGTGCGCATGCACTCCAGGTTGCGCTCGGAGTCGGGGAGCCCATTGCAGAAGTTGGTGCATGCCGCGACGTCCAGCGGCGGAATCCGACAGGTCTCCACTGCCTTCTCGCAGGCTTCGGCACAGGTGAACGGCTCCTGGACATCGACGGCGCACTTGCCGCCCTTGATCTCCTCGCAGGTGGAGGTGCGCATGCACTCCAGGTTGCGCTCGGAGTCGGGGAGCCCATTGCAGAAGTTGGTGCATGCCTTGACGTCCAGCGGCGGGATCCGACAGGTCTCCACGGCCTTCTCGCAGGCTTCGGCACAGGTGAACGATGAACCGGCATCCTGGCCGTCGGAAGGCGCTGGACGGCCGGAGTCCTCGGTGGGCGAACACGCGAACAGCAGCGCGAGGAGAAGAGTCCCGCCGGCGAGGCGCCGGTGGGGAGCGAAGCGCGCGGGGAGCCGCGGCGGGTTGTCGGTACGCATGGGTTCGTCACTCCAGGAAAAGGTTTCCCCGAGGAGGACGACAGCCGACCGGAGCTGTAACACACTTTTTCGCGACGCCCGGGCCCCCCAGTACCTCAACGCGGAGACGGTGGAGCTGCTCCTCCAGGAAGGCGGTGAGGCCATCGCCCTCCGCACGGACGTGACCGAAGGCCTCGAAGGTCGAGGCGCTCGTGCGCGGCACCGTCGAGCACTACGGCCGGCTGGACCTCGCCTTCAACAACGCGGGCACCACCAACGCACCGAAAGCCCTCCACGAATTCGACGAGGAGGAGTGGGACTCCGTCCTGGACACCAACCTC contains:
- a CDS encoding serine/threonine-protein kinase, whose protein sequence is MSTCPDENRWVEFTEGLLGERECRELEDHLDLCPRCTSLLALFARKSEAKEPGPLPEPDLPSAGVPSEDALLPGGRVGRFVLLERVGTGGMGIVYAAHDPRLDRKVALKLLHPALLGQARGGSGPSRMLREAQAAARLAHPHVITVHEVGSVGDQVFVAMEFVDGGTLSRWQREAPRRWEELTGKYLQAGQGLAAAHRAGLVHRDFKPDNVLLGRDGRVRVADFGLARGTFPDVPSGPAGALHPPVSGPLTRTGALLGTPAYMSPEQHQGREVGAPSDQFSFCVAFYEALHGERPFSGSDSPALLEEMSHGRIRPPPRGTAVPSWLRQVLLRGLSFSPEQRFPSMEALLTAVEQGRKRRGRRMALALGSLALVAVIAGGAWVRTRAAAQCQGLEARLQGIWDAERKARIRERFLAVGKIFAQSAWSRVEQTLDGYSDTWLALQRQTCEAPARDRTEWGEFLGAQRVCLRERLSELGALTTVLAGADEETVVNAVRSALSLGRLDSCTDARTLTSWVRPPREPERAAAVESLRGELAEVKALLDVGRFHAGTPRAEAAVARARSLEYRPVLAEALFLLGVGQGNLGDFPRAEETLTQAVLAALAGGHDREAARAWTLLAFIVGKGAERDTARARLLLRHAEAAGERFGGDPELTARRLTYEGELAFVDGRFEETLERYQKALELRRRFLPSHHPDIGTSLTDMAGILGQLGRYEEAVALSRSALANLEAALGPHHPDVAYALQSLGSAEAELGRSEEALAFHQRALEIFESVYGAESHTVAVALTYVGIQKGNLGRHEEALKAHRRSLALWEKLVGPEHPDVATCLQMFGGALREAGRPGEALEVLRRSLRIRQRSLPEHDPQWGMLNQELAATLVALGRPSEALEVYRSALGDLERALGPEHPDVGRALTGQGRALLAMKEPRAALGPLERAVALWERTKGNPGRVEAAHARFALARALTESGGDTRRAILLARQARELFAARAPAERHPLEEITGWLRQHGESIP
- a CDS encoding sigma-70 family RNA polymerase sigma factor; this encodes MDTLESLVRSFVARLPPSLREGLPATVELERCVGEWLRAAQSTWPTLSLDPGNFLAHVAQCLSEETDARALDSLRAADLYLASGCAMGNAQAVALLEQHHGREVDAAWARTGEGKLSREDLRQRVWQKLLVARPEQRPGIHEYAGRGELRNWIRMVALREMLDAVRVRRAAGAPERLEELGEAWEAASPEEDPELAHLKSLYRSHFNDAFREALKALGPRERNLLRQTYVHGLSAAELAQLYRVHRVSVARWLADARRQVLEGTRSVLSQRLKLEGSQLDSILRMAQSGVDLSLERVLRTQGD
- a CDS encoding SDR family NAD(P)-dependent oxidoreductase, whose product is MRGTVEHYGRLDLAFNNAGTTNAPKALHEFDEEEWDSVLDTNLRAVWPCMKYEPRQMLAQGGGAFAGRA